A single Entelurus aequoreus isolate RoL-2023_Sb linkage group LG11, RoL_Eaeq_v1.1, whole genome shotgun sequence DNA region contains:
- the LOC133660795 gene encoding dnaJ homolog subfamily C member 28-like yields the protein MSFTCHLLVSCCSSCHGPFLLLRSGCSWWLRASSSRPQISSSLRENYRLLQLPEDEPIGDARVKESYLRLAKLYHPDSGASTADAVLFARVEEAYRSVLAHRSEARCRHAAKDVDEEEEDESKIVAPQHRHYLSYEGVGSGTPSQRERQYRQFRVDRASEQVLDYRQREHERAAAAEGALVKRDMRQRSKKIKITQAVERLVEDLIQESMARGDFRNLSGVGKPLNKFEHNPYADPMTHNLNRILIDNGYQPAWVVTQRDIREAAAHIRSALLEGRARLGEPMNQTERGRWEELRARAEEDLVKLNKMVDDFNLIAPMLQMQMVHFSLARETERAEKAARQRQLEQQAERERKREEMKRDNGASAMSRDTKPGLVSWMQSWLR from the coding sequence ATGAGCTTCACTTGCCATCTACTGGTCTCCTGCTGCTCCTCCTGTCATGGACCTTTCCTGCTGCTGCGCTCTGGTTGTTCCTGGTGGCTCCGGGCGTCCAGCAGCAGACCCCAGATCAGCAGCAGCCTGCGAGAGAACTACCGCCTGCTGCAACTGCCCGAGGACGAGCCGATCGGTGACGCCCGCGTCAAGGAGTCCTACCTGCGCCTGGCCAAGCTTTACCACCCGGATTCTGGCGCTTCCACCGCCGATGCGGTCCTTTTCGCCCGGGTCGAGGAGGCCTACCGCTCCGTTCTGGCACACCGGAGCGAGGCACGGTGTCGGCATGCGGCGAAGGACGTAGACGAGGAGGAAGAGGACGAGTCCAAGATTGTGGCTCCCCAGCATAGGCACTACCTCAGCTACGAGGGTGTGGGCTCGGGCACTCCCAGTCAACGCGAACGCCAGTACCGGCAGTTCCGTGTAGATCGAGCTTCCGAGCAGGTCCTAGACTACCGGCAGAGGGAACACGAGAGGGCGGCAGCTGCGGAGGGGGCGCtggtgaagcgggacatgcgtcAGCGCAGCAAGAAGATAAAGATCACCCAAGCAGTGGAGCGCCTTGTGGAGGACCTGATCCAGGAGTCCATGGCGCGAGGGGACTTCCGCAACCTGAGCGGCGTTGGAAAGCCTCTCAATAAGTTTGAGCACAACCCCTACGCTGACCCCATGACACACAACCTTAATCGCATCCTCATCGACAACGGCTACCAGCCAGCCTGGGTGGTCACGCAGCGAGACATCCGCGAGGCCGCCGCTCACATCCGTAGCGCTTTATTGGAGGGGAGGGCCCGGCTGGGAGAACCCATGAACCAGACGGAGCGCGGCAGGTGGGAGGAGCTGCGTGCCCGCGCCGAGGAGGACCTGGTCAAGCTCAATAAGATGGTGGACGACTTCAACCTGATCGCACCCATGCTCCAGATGCAGATGGTGCACTTCAGCTTGGCGCGGGAGACGGAGCGCGCCGAGAAGGCTGCCCGACAGCGCCAACTAGAGCAGCAGGCGGAGCGGGAGAGAAAGAGGGAGGAGATGAAGAGAGACAACGGCGCCAGCGCAATGTCTAGAGACACAAAACCAGGCTTGGTGTCTTGGATGCAAAGCTGGCTCAGATGA